The following are from one region of the Nostoc cf. commune SO-36 genome:
- a CDS encoding branched-chain amino acid ABC transporter permease, whose translation MNTNLFLQQLLNGLSIGSVYAIFALGYTLVYSILGIINLAHGAIFTLGAYFTYALMGGNFGFNGLLANAALPIKLPFAISLILGSILAGLVGVVMERVAFQPLRRQGSDPLLTVVSSLGVAVVIVNLIQYLVGAESYTYPANTYGNLPPAINFGSPENPIPIRSVQVVIFAVSVVIVAILTYFINQTKYGKAMQAIAEDPTTASLLGINSDRFIILTFFISSFLAGLAGTLVASSVSIAGPYFGITFGLRGLAVIVLGGLGSIPGAVLGGLVIGLVEAFVPAEYSGYKDAVAFGILFIMLLVRPQGLLGRRFIQKV comes from the coding sequence ATGAATACAAATTTATTTTTGCAGCAATTATTAAATGGGTTATCTATTGGTAGCGTATATGCAATTTTTGCATTAGGATATACCTTGGTTTATTCTATTTTGGGCATCATTAATTTAGCTCATGGCGCGATTTTTACCTTGGGTGCATACTTCACTTACGCACTTATGGGTGGGAACTTTGGATTTAATGGCTTGTTAGCTAATGCAGCCCTACCGATAAAATTACCTTTTGCTATATCTTTGATTTTAGGAAGCATCTTGGCGGGATTAGTAGGGGTTGTGATGGAACGCGTTGCTTTTCAACCTCTACGCCGTCAAGGATCTGACCCTTTACTAACTGTTGTTTCTAGTTTGGGGGTAGCAGTGGTAATTGTGAATTTAATCCAGTATTTAGTAGGCGCAGAAAGTTACACATACCCTGCAAATACTTATGGTAATTTGCCGCCTGCGATTAACTTTGGTAGCCCAGAAAATCCAATTCCCATTCGCAGCGTTCAGGTGGTAATTTTTGCTGTATCAGTTGTGATTGTGGCAATTCTTACCTATTTTATCAATCAGACTAAATATGGTAAGGCAATGCAAGCGATCGCAGAAGATCCCACTACAGCTAGTTTGTTAGGAATTAATAGCGATCGCTTTATAATTTTAACATTCTTCATCAGCAGTTTTTTAGCAGGATTAGCAGGAACTTTAGTAGCCTCTAGTGTTAGTATTGCAGGGCCATATTTCGGCATTACTTTTGGTTTGCGTGGTTTAGCAGTAATTGTTTTAGGTGGTTTAGGTAGCATTCCCGGCGCAGTGTTGGGAGGCTTGGTAATTGGATTAGTGGAGGCATTTGTACCCGCCGAATATTCTGGATATAAAGACGCGGTAGCCTTTGGAATTTTGTTTATCATGCTATTAGTTAGACCCCAAGGTTTGCTAGGACGACGGTTTATTCAGAAAGTTTAA